The DNA region TATTTATCTGCTTATGAGATTTTAAAAAATTTAGGAGTGGTTGATCGGATATCAGAACAAATTGGAAAGAGCCAAGAAGCTAAAGAAAATCAACAGTTTCTCATAACCAAGTATCTGGCATTTGGCGGACTAACTCTACAAAGTGTTGAAAAACTATTTGAAATGTTAATTTTTGCCTTTACCATATTTTTGATTAGTAGAGGAGAGTTGCTGATTGGTGCGATTGTTTCGGTTCCTGCTATGCTAGGGATATTTTTACAAGCCGTCGAACAGTTGGTAGATTTGTATATGAAAATTATCGGTACAAAAGATATGCTAGATACTGTGACGGAAATCTCAGAAACGGTGGAAGAGAATTATCCAACGGTAGAGCGATATATTGAGTTTGAGAATGTTGGTTTCACTTATGGTCCGAAGCAGATTTTCAATCAGTTGAATTTTCGGTTTGATACTGGGAGGAAGTATGCTCTGGTTGGTAAAAGTGGAAGTGGAAAATCAACCTTGCTCAAGCTATTATTAGGACGTCTTAAGCCGACAGAAGGTCACATTTTGATAGATGAAGAAGTATATTCACCAGAGGTAGATGTTAACTTTTCAAATCAAATCGGCTACATCAATCAATCCCTCTTCATTTTCTCAGACTCTATTCGTTACAATATTGGTCTTGGACAATCATATACAGATGAGCAACTTTGGGAAGTACTTGAAAAAGTTAAAATGGCAGATGTGGTGGCTAAATTGCCACAAGGTTTAGATGAAGTGGTAGGTGAATTTGGGGTAGACTTATCTGGCGGCGAGCAACAACGGCTTGCAATGGCACGGATTTTAATTCGAAAACACCCGATACTACTACTGGATGAAGCAACGTCTGCGATTGATGTGAAAACATCTAAGGTGATTGAGCAAGAAATATTAAGCAACCCTGACCTAACTGTCATTATGATTACACATCACTTACAAGAGGAAATTAAACCATTCTTGACAGATATTCTAGATCTTGATAACTAACGACGGTA from Streptococcus ruminantium includes:
- a CDS encoding ABC transporter ATP-binding protein, which gives rise to MMPNKNKIVEILSNDKLNLSLSAFLTFIVSVGAVYTVYARTDILNEVLAGTGQVWFNLIWLVVCLVVVEILRAILKIVNAKLTRKWKLYLGNRISKNIERMPFEKFYQKEIGDHMAIYTYQLEVVSVYLLEPITGFISSVVLSVISLVFLGLISWKFVVFALVSTVLLFSISGKFGKKISDGYAALSVRTGEFSEKLKEYLSAYEILKNLGVVDRISEQIGKSQEAKENQQFLITKYLAFGGLTLQSVEKLFEMLIFAFTIFLISRGELLIGAIVSVPAMLGIFLQAVEQLVDLYMKIIGTKDMLDTVTEISETVEENYPTVERYIEFENVGFTYGPKQIFNQLNFRFDTGRKYALVGKSGSGKSTLLKLLLGRLKPTEGHILIDEEVYSPEVDVNFSNQIGYINQSLFIFSDSIRYNIGLGQSYTDEQLWEVLEKVKMADVVAKLPQGLDEVVGEFGVDLSGGEQQRLAMARILIRKHPILLLDEATSAIDVKTSKVIEQEILSNPDLTVIMITHHLQEEIKPFLTDILDLDN